A segment of the Catenuloplanes nepalensis genome:
ACGTGGCCGCCGCGGCCGGCGTCTCCCGCGGCACCGTGAGCAGGGTCCTCAACGGCGGGTACGTCTCCGCCGCGTCCCGCGCCGCCATCGAGGCCGCGATCGCCGACGTCGGCTACGTGCCGAACACGGCGGCGCGCAACCTGGTCCGGCGCCGCTCCCAGGCCGTCGGCTTCCTCACGCTCGAACCGCACTCGCTGCTGCTGGAGGACCCGAACATCGGCGCGATCATGCTCGGCGCGAACGAGGAGCTGTCGATCGCCGACCACCAGATGGTCAGCCTGGTCGTCGACTCCGCGCGCGACACCGAGCGGGTCGCGCGATATCTCAGCGGCGGCTTCGTCGACGGCGCGATCGTGGTGTCGGCCCGCACGCACGACCCGATCACCCGGGTCATCGGCGCGCTCGGCCTGCCGGCCACGTTCGTCGGCCACCCGCCCGACCTGTCCCGCGACACGCCGTGGGTGGGGATCGACAACGCCGGGTCGGCCCGCGCGCTGGTCACCCGCCTGGCCGCCGGCGGGCGACGCCGGATCGGCATGATCGCGGCCGCGCTGGACCGGGACTCCGGCGCGGACCGCCTGGCCGGCTTCCGCGCCGCGCTCGGCGACCGCTTCGATGCGGGCCTGGTCGCGGAGGTGCCGCTCTACGACTACGCCTCCGGCGTGAAGGGCATGCGCGAGCTGCTGTCCCGCGAGCCCGCGATCGACGGGGTTTTCGCCGCCTCCGACGCGGTCGCGGCCGGTGCGCTCGAGGTTCTCCGCGACGCCGGCCGCGCCGTACCCGCTGATGTGGGTCTGGTGGGTTTCGACGACAGCTCGTGGGCGCTGCGCACGCAACCTCCGCTGTCCACGGTGCACCAGCCCGCGCGCGAGGTCGGCGCGGTCGCGGCCGACCTGGTCCTCCGCCAGATCAACGGCGACCACCCCGACCCGGTCGTCCTGCCGTCCCCGATCGTCTGGCGCGACTCCGCCTGACCGGCGCCACGGTCAGCCGCTTCGGCGCCCGGCCCCTGATCACGCTCGGGATGGTGCTGTCCGTGCTGTCCGGGCTCGGCATGGCGTGGATGACGCTGATGGAGGCCGACTCCGGCTATGTCGCGCACGTCCTGCCGCCGCTGGTCACGCTCGGGGTCGGCTTCGGCCTGATCATCGCCCCGGCGATGAGCACCGCCACCTCCGGCGTCGAACCGGCCGACGCCGGCGTCGCCTCCGCCACGGGCAACACGTCTCAGCAGGTCGGCGGCTCCATCGGCACGGCCCTGCTCAACACGCTCGCCGCCGCCGCCGACTACCTGATCGGCCGCCAGCCGACCGCGGACGTGGTCATCGCATCCCAGCTCGCCAGTTATCACACCGCTTTCTGGTGGACGGCCGCGTTCTTCGCGATCGGCGCGCTCGCCTGCGGGCCGCTGCTGCCCTCCGGCCGCCCGGTCCACAACCCGGACGCGGAACCGGCGCTGGTCCACTGAGCCGAGCGGCGGGCCGCGTGGCCCGCCGCGAACATTCGTCGCGAACCATCTGTATTGCATCGGCATAAGCGGAAAAGAGGCGCTGAACGCGATTGTCGATGGTGGCCCTAAAGGATATGACGGCCGTCCGGGTGACTTTCTGAGTGGCGTGTCCGTGATCCGATTGTGTGAATGACGCGGCCGGGTAGCGTGTCGTTGCGCGCGCGAATCCCATGCTCGTCAACGCCAACTCGTGGTGGTGCGTCATGCCGGCTGAAACGACGGAAAAGGGCACTGCCGCGCGGCCTGCGGTGGCGCTTCCCAAGGGCGGCGGTGCGGTGCGCGGGATCGGGGAGAAATTCGCCGCGAATCCGGCCACCGGGACCGGCGCGGTCACCGTGCCGGTCCCGGTCAGTCCGGGCCGGGCCGGGTTCGGGCCGCGGCTGACGCTCTCCTACGACTCCGGCAGCGGCAACGGCCCGTTCGGTGTCGGATGGAGTCTCTCGCTCGCCGCGATCACCCGGAAGACCGAGCGGGGACTGCCGCGGTACGCGGACGCGGCCGAGTCCGACGTGTACGTGATGGCCGGCGTCGAGGACCTGGTGCCGGTGCTACGCCCGGACGGCGACCGTGACGAGGATATCGCCAGCGCGCCCGGGTACGTCATCCACCGGTACCGGCCGCGGGTCGAAGGGCTGTTCGCCCGGATCGAGCGCTGGACCCGCACGGACACCGGCGACGTCCACTGGCGCGCCGTCACCGCCGACGACGTCACCTCCGTCTACGGCCGCGACCACCGTTCGCGGATCGCCGATCCGGCCGCGCCGGACCGCGTGTTCAGCTGGCTGATCTGCGAGAGCTGGGACGACAAGGGCAACGCCAGCGTGTACGAGTACGTGGCGGAGAACGGCGCGGGCGTGGACACCGCCCTCGGGTCCGAACGGCACCGGGAACGCGCCGCGAACCGCTACCTGAAGCGGATCCGGTACGGCAACCGGGTGTCCCGGCTCGCCGAACCCGACCTGACCCGGCACGAGTGGCTGTTCGAGGTGGTCCTCGACTACGACGAGGGGCACCTGGCGACCGTCACGCCGGAGTCCGCGGAGCGGCACGAGACCGTCCGGGCCACGA
Coding sequences within it:
- a CDS encoding LacI family DNA-binding transcriptional regulator, producing the protein MARTQPQKRATVHDVAAAAGVSRGTVSRVLNGGYVSAASRAAIEAAIADVGYVPNTAARNLVRRRSQAVGFLTLEPHSLLLEDPNIGAIMLGANEELSIADHQMVSLVVDSARDTERVARYLSGGFVDGAIVVSARTHDPITRVIGALGLPATFVGHPPDLSRDTPWVGIDNAGSARALVTRLAAGGRRRIGMIAAALDRDSGADRLAGFRAALGDRFDAGLVAEVPLYDYASGVKGMRELLSREPAIDGVFAASDAVAAGALEVLRDAGRAVPADVGLVGFDDSSWALRTQPPLSTVHQPAREVGAVAADLVLRQINGDHPDPVVLPSPIVWRDSA